Proteins from a single region of Bdellovibrio bacteriovorus HD100:
- a CDS encoding alpha/beta fold hydrolase, protein MIHHEVVDGLVPESVFFIHGNLASNRWWYPAQEFWEKHAAGKNYSGSLIYAEFRGCGKSAAPKDSSEVDMHLFAEDFIALLKKLNKGPYHLVGHSTGGLIAALMLSKAPTLFKKAVLLDPVGAQGVTFDASMITAFEQMKQDRALTAAVIGSTIHNNNPQSQYFQEVVVADAYKAVQTIGHWVLKALDGLDVREDLKSVEHEVLVLHGEHDKLLSEVDSQALAALFSRGKFAQIPDLGHCPNIENPEVFVNITRSYLF, encoded by the coding sequence ATGATTCATCACGAGGTTGTCGACGGGCTGGTTCCGGAAAGTGTTTTCTTTATCCATGGGAACCTGGCTTCCAACCGCTGGTGGTATCCGGCGCAGGAATTCTGGGAAAAACATGCGGCAGGGAAAAACTATTCCGGTTCTTTGATTTACGCTGAATTCCGCGGGTGCGGTAAAAGTGCCGCTCCTAAAGACAGTAGCGAAGTCGACATGCACCTGTTTGCCGAGGATTTCATCGCGTTGCTCAAGAAGTTGAATAAGGGTCCGTATCACCTTGTGGGGCATTCCACCGGGGGGCTGATTGCGGCACTGATGTTGTCAAAAGCACCCACTCTTTTTAAAAAGGCTGTCCTGCTTGATCCTGTCGGGGCACAAGGCGTCACATTTGATGCTTCGATGATCACCGCGTTTGAGCAGATGAAACAAGATCGGGCGCTGACGGCGGCGGTGATTGGATCCACGATTCATAATAATAATCCTCAATCCCAATACTTCCAGGAAGTGGTGGTGGCGGACGCCTATAAGGCCGTGCAAACCATCGGTCACTGGGTGCTTAAAGCCCTTGATGGGCTTGATGTTCGCGAGGATTTGAAGTCCGTGGAACACGAAGTTTTGGTGCTTCACGGGGAGCACGACAAGCTGCTTTCTGAGGTTGATTCTCAAGCTCTGGCGGCACTGTTTTCGCGCGGTAAATTCGCGCAAATCCCTGACTTGGGACATTGCCCAAATATCGAGAATCCCGAAGTCTTTGTGAACATCACTCGGAGTTATCTGTTTTAG
- a CDS encoding c-type cytochrome, which yields MSEPRDEYNRSGLLAFAFSMVFVCAFFVYIVAINKGVDLGENVVDPNAPAVEGAVPVFDITKVPDPWVSTPEMVAYGKKFYATNCAMCHGNEGKGDGAAGAALNPKPRNLVEGKWTQGEGVIAHFKVLQNGIKGSSMAAYSHFKPADRWAVIHFIDSITENKSKDDPAAVAEFAKTAQ from the coding sequence ATGTCTGAGCCTAGAGATGAGTATAACCGTAGTGGTCTGCTGGCGTTTGCCTTTTCAATGGTATTCGTCTGTGCATTCTTCGTTTACATCGTTGCGATCAATAAAGGTGTTGATCTTGGCGAGAACGTTGTAGATCCAAATGCCCCTGCAGTAGAGGGCGCTGTTCCTGTCTTTGATATCACCAAAGTTCCAGATCCTTGGGTTTCCACTCCGGAAATGGTTGCTTACGGTAAAAAGTTCTACGCTACAAACTGCGCTATGTGCCACGGTAACGAAGGCAAAGGCGACGGTGCTGCGGGTGCAGCTTTGAATCCAAAACCACGCAACTTGGTTGAGGGTAAATGGACTCAAGGTGAAGGCGTTATTGCTCACTTTAAAGTTCTGCAAAATGGTATCAAAGGTTCCTCTATGGCGGCGTACTCTCATTTCAAGCCTGCTGACCGCTGGGCCGTGATCCATTTCATCGATTCTATCACTGAAAATAAATCTAAAGACGATCCTGCTGCAGTTGCTGAGTTTGCAAAAACCGCACAATAA
- a CDS encoding SCO family protein — MKTKTMGAVLTTAVLVLFSASAQAYDGKPAPMVANEQPKELEGVGIDEKLGTKIDLTLKVKDDNGQEVALGSFFDGKHPVIISPVYFSCPGLCNFHLNGLTDALKLMDKDWTIGKKFKLLSVSFDSKETPDLAANKKQTYMKLYDRAGSEKEWHFITADESTVQAMMQSLGFKFRWDEKAQEWAHASAAIVITPDGTISRYLPGIMFNPQDIKIALNEATDGKIGTFVDSLVLYCFKYDPHQSKYTLVAFNVMKMGGAVMVLVMVIWLLPVWIRARREQNNTAGR; from the coding sequence TTGAAAACAAAGACAATGGGAGCGGTACTGACAACGGCCGTTCTTGTTTTGTTTTCAGCAAGTGCTCAAGCCTACGACGGCAAGCCGGCTCCGATGGTTGCCAACGAGCAGCCCAAAGAGCTTGAAGGCGTGGGTATCGACGAAAAGTTGGGTACTAAAATCGACCTGACTTTGAAAGTGAAAGACGACAACGGCCAGGAAGTGGCGCTGGGGTCTTTCTTCGACGGTAAACATCCGGTGATCATTTCACCGGTGTATTTTTCCTGTCCGGGTCTTTGTAACTTCCACTTGAACGGTCTGACCGACGCGCTCAAGTTGATGGATAAAGATTGGACGATTGGTAAGAAGTTTAAATTGCTGTCTGTGAGTTTTGACTCAAAAGAAACTCCCGACTTGGCGGCAAACAAAAAACAGACTTACATGAAGCTGTATGACCGCGCCGGCTCTGAAAAAGAATGGCACTTCATCACGGCGGACGAATCCACAGTGCAGGCAATGATGCAGTCACTGGGGTTCAAGTTCAGATGGGACGAGAAAGCTCAAGAGTGGGCGCACGCCTCTGCGGCGATTGTGATCACTCCGGACGGAACGATCTCGCGCTATCTGCCGGGGATTATGTTTAATCCTCAGGACATCAAGATCGCTCTGAACGAAGCGACCGATGGTAAAATCGGAACCTTCGTCGACAGCTTGGTGCTTTATTGTTTTAAGTATGACCCACATCAAAGCAAGTACACGCTTGTTGCCTTCAACGTAATGAAGATGGGCGGAGCGGTGATGGTTTTGGTGATGGTAATTTGGTTATTGCCTGTATGGATTCGCGCTCGCAGAGAGCAGAACAATACGGCGGGGAGATAA
- the coxB gene encoding cytochrome c oxidase subunit II, translating to MMWFNIAKAQSFMPTQGTEIAKQVDNLYGFLLVTSLIACVLVIGGMIYFVWKYRRKSSNDKTAYISHNTALEFLWSFIPLVIFLGVFGWGWYIYHQMRAMPKNALEINVLGKQWAWEVEYKNGFKTVNEVVVPINQDVKILLTSSDVIHSFFVPSFRIKQDAVPGRYTALWFKADKLGEFHLFCTEYCGTSHSGMIGKLRVVSREDFDKYLEQGQEERFLPLGEKGKKLFAVKACASCHAVDSPATMVGPSLFQKFGHEEVMDDGSKIVFDENYIRESILEPNKHIVKGFPKGVMPTFQGQLNENELSALVEYIKNLK from the coding sequence ATGATGTGGTTTAATATTGCGAAGGCCCAATCCTTCATGCCCACGCAGGGAACCGAGATTGCGAAGCAGGTCGACAATCTTTATGGATTCTTGCTTGTAACAAGTTTGATCGCCTGCGTCCTAGTGATCGGTGGGATGATCTATTTCGTTTGGAAATACAGACGCAAGTCTTCCAACGACAAGACAGCCTATATCTCTCACAACACAGCGTTGGAGTTCTTGTGGTCATTCATTCCACTTGTAATCTTCCTGGGTGTGTTCGGCTGGGGTTGGTACATCTATCACCAAATGCGCGCGATGCCTAAAAATGCGTTGGAAATCAACGTATTGGGTAAGCAGTGGGCTTGGGAAGTTGAATACAAGAACGGTTTCAAAACCGTGAATGAGGTTGTGGTACCAATCAATCAGGACGTGAAGATCCTTCTGACTTCCTCTGATGTGATCCACTCCTTCTTCGTTCCATCCTTCCGTATTAAACAGGATGCGGTTCCAGGCCGTTACACAGCTTTGTGGTTCAAAGCTGACAAGCTGGGCGAATTCCACCTGTTCTGTACTGAGTACTGCGGTACTTCTCACTCCGGCATGATCGGTAAGTTGAGAGTTGTATCCCGTGAAGACTTCGACAAATACCTGGAACAGGGTCAGGAAGAAAGATTCCTGCCACTGGGTGAAAAAGGTAAGAAATTGTTTGCGGTTAAAGCCTGCGCGTCCTGCCACGCAGTGGACAGCCCTGCAACAATGGTCGGTCCTTCTTTGTTCCAAAAATTTGGTCACGAAGAAGTTATGGATGATGGTTCCAAGATCGTATTCGACGAAAACTACATTCGCGAATCCATCCTTGAGCCCAACAAACACATCGTTAAAGGCTTCCCTAAGGGCGTTATGCCCACCTTCCAGGGTCAGCTGAACGAAAACGAATTGAGTGCTCTTGTCGAGTACATCAAGAATCTGAAGTAA
- the ctaD gene encoding cytochrome c oxidase subunit I, whose protein sequence is MAKTTAHGDNYINFEKGIWSWLTTVDHKRIGLMYFITVMFFFFIGGVMALLLRLELFAPNAAPNVGQILANGDVYNQVMTYHGAIMVFMVIVPGIPAILGNFFLPLQIGAKDVAFPRINLLSWYCFMAGAILAIATFFTTKIDTGWTFYTPYSIRTGTATAMMVLAAFIMGMSSILTGLNFIVTVHKLRAPGMTMHRMPLFIWSLYATAILQMLATPVLGITLLLLAVERFLGIGIFDPKLGGDPVLFQHFFWFYSHPAVYIMIIPAMGIISELITTFSKKVIFGYTAIAYSSLGIAAVSFFVWGHHMFVSGQSETTGIIFSFLTMLVGVPTAIKMFNWVATFYKGSVSFQSPMLYALGFMFLFAIGGVTGVMLATLPIDVHFHDTYFVVAHFHYVMVGGTLMALMGGYFYWFPKMFGKMYNETTARISFVFIFIGFNVTFFPQFVLGAMGMPRRYFDYIPAYENLNKISTVGSWLILIGFLFGLYTIVQGLLKGEKAPMNPWGSKTLEWQTASPPPHDNFSVEPVVTAGPYEYR, encoded by the coding sequence ATGGCGAAAACTACAGCTCACGGCGACAACTATATTAATTTTGAAAAAGGCATCTGGTCCTGGCTGACTACTGTCGATCACAAACGTATCGGTTTGATGTACTTCATCACTGTTATGTTCTTCTTCTTCATCGGTGGGGTTATGGCCCTGTTGCTTCGTTTGGAACTTTTTGCTCCAAATGCGGCTCCAAACGTGGGTCAGATCCTGGCTAACGGTGACGTTTACAATCAGGTGATGACATATCACGGGGCGATCATGGTCTTCATGGTTATCGTTCCTGGTATCCCTGCGATCCTGGGTAACTTCTTCCTGCCTTTGCAAATCGGCGCGAAGGACGTGGCCTTCCCAAGAATCAACCTGCTAAGCTGGTACTGCTTCATGGCGGGTGCGATCCTGGCGATTGCAACTTTCTTCACTACTAAAATCGACACTGGCTGGACGTTCTACACTCCATACTCTATCAGAACGGGTACAGCGACAGCGATGATGGTTCTTGCAGCCTTCATCATGGGTATGTCCTCCATCCTGACGGGTCTGAACTTCATCGTGACCGTGCACAAACTAAGAGCTCCTGGCATGACCATGCACAGAATGCCTTTGTTCATCTGGTCTTTGTATGCAACAGCGATCCTTCAGATGCTGGCGACTCCGGTTCTGGGTATCACATTGCTTCTTTTGGCGGTGGAAAGATTCCTAGGTATCGGTATCTTCGATCCTAAACTGGGTGGTGACCCGGTATTGTTCCAGCACTTCTTCTGGTTCTACTCTCACCCTGCGGTTTACATCATGATCATCCCGGCAATGGGTATCATCTCTGAGCTGATCACGACCTTCTCCAAAAAAGTCATCTTCGGTTACACGGCGATTGCATACTCTTCTTTGGGTATCGCGGCTGTATCCTTCTTTGTTTGGGGTCACCACATGTTCGTGTCCGGTCAGTCTGAAACGACCGGCATCATCTTCTCCTTCCTGACAATGCTGGTAGGGGTTCCGACGGCGATCAAGATGTTCAACTGGGTTGCGACCTTCTATAAAGGTTCCGTGTCCTTCCAGTCTCCGATGCTTTATGCTTTGGGCTTCATGTTCCTGTTCGCCATCGGTGGTGTGACTGGGGTTATGCTTGCGACTTTGCCAATCGACGTACACTTCCACGACACTTACTTCGTGGTAGCTCACTTCCACTATGTGATGGTGGGTGGTACTTTGATGGCATTGATGGGCGGCTACTTCTACTGGTTCCCGAAAATGTTCGGTAAGATGTACAACGAAACCACAGCTCGTATTTCTTTCGTGTTCATCTTCATCGGTTTCAACGTGACCTTCTTCCCTCAGTTCGTTCTGGGCGCGATGGGTATGCCTCGTCGTTACTTCGACTACATCCCGGCGTACGAGAACCTGAATAAGATCTCCACAGTGGGTTCTTGGTTGATCCTTATCGGCTTCCTGTTCGGTCTTTACACAATCGTTCAGGGTCTGTTGAAAGGTGAAAAAGCTCCGATGAATCCTTGGGGCTCTAAAACTTTGGAGTGGCAGACGGCTTCTCCTCCTCCACATGACAACTTCAGTGTTGAACCAGTAGTAACAGCGGGGCCTTATGAGTACAGATAA
- a CDS encoding cytochrome c oxidase subunit 3 family protein: protein MSTDNTAHGAHTAHVAHHFKTAEQQYSSGKEGIWLFMLTEILMFGAIFVGYALYHNEYPAMFAEGAKSLDWKMGFVNTLVLIFSSFTMAISISFIQKNQQKKAVLALATTVLCGAIFMVIKYFEYQHKFHLGLFPGKFLDVAKVGAEHANLGLYFGFYYVMTGLHGIHVLLGMGLITWCLIRTMRGDFHSQYWIVVEGVGLFWHIVDLIWIFLFPLLYLVG, encoded by the coding sequence ATGAGTACAGATAATACAGCACACGGCGCTCACACAGCACACGTAGCTCACCACTTTAAAACGGCTGAGCAACAGTATTCCTCTGGTAAAGAGGGTATCTGGTTGTTCATGCTTACAGAGATCCTGATGTTCGGTGCGATCTTTGTGGGTTACGCTCTTTATCACAATGAATATCCGGCGATGTTCGCTGAAGGTGCGAAGTCTCTTGATTGGAAGATGGGTTTCGTAAATACCCTGGTTCTGATCTTCTCGTCCTTCACTATGGCGATCTCGATCTCCTTCATCCAGAAGAACCAGCAGAAAAAAGCGGTCCTTGCCCTGGCAACGACTGTACTTTGCGGCGCGATCTTCATGGTGATCAAGTACTTCGAATACCAGCATAAATTCCACCTGGGTCTGTTCCCGGGTAAATTCCTGGATGTTGCGAAAGTGGGCGCAGAACACGCAAACCTTGGTTTGTACTTCGGCTTCTACTACGTGATGACGGGCCTGCACGGTATCCACGTCTTGTTGGGTATGGGTCTGATCACCTGGTGTTTGATCCGCACAATGCGCGGTGATTTCCACAGTCAGTACTGGATCGTGGTAGAGGGTGTTGGTTTGTTCTGGCACATCGTCGACTTGATCTGGATCTTCCTATTCCCTCTTCTGTATTTGGTGGGGTAA
- a CDS encoding cytochrome C oxidase subunit IV family protein codes for MAQHNDSNSNVLHPHITPLATYFKVALALFGLTFLTIIAHNFRAELGALAAPVAFLIALVKATLVCLWFMHLKDDTKMNRFVFASGFFFLALLFAICAIDFATRVHEVSPL; via the coding sequence ATGGCTCAACATAACGACAGTAATTCGAATGTTCTTCATCCGCACATCACGCCACTGGCAACTTACTTCAAAGTTGCCCTGGCTTTGTTCGGTCTGACCTTCCTGACAATCATCGCCCACAACTTCAGAGCTGAATTGGGTGCTTTGGCTGCGCCAGTGGCGTTCCTGATTGCTTTGGTTAAGGCTACATTGGTCTGCCTTTGGTTCATGCACTTGAAAGACGACACCAAGATGAATCGCTTTGTCTTTGCATCTGGTTTCTTCTTCCTGGCGTTGCTGTTCGCGATCTGCGCGATCGACTTCGCGACTCGCGTTCACGAAGTCAGCCCGCTGTAA
- the cyoE gene encoding heme o synthase, with protein MLRIYADLTKFGIVVFSVLAGLAGYATGFQIENPFDWKIFLETLLGIYFLSSGSLALNQVQDWKIDQKMPRTAKRPIPSGKIKPAAAGILSVGLLLVGMNMLFKLEPVAGWVGLFCVFLYNGPYTLWWKRRWVFAAVPGAIPGALPVTIGYAVANPDIFNSESLYLFLIMFLWQMPHFWVLAIRYKDDYAAGGIPTLPVALGMEKTMFQVGLYTLVYVGVALAAPMFVHASWMFVLLTFPFVFKVLQEFYRYYKSNGTERWLAFFMWLNVSMLVFIIIPVIDKWNFLFIHHN; from the coding sequence GTGCTACGAATCTACGCAGATCTTACCAAGTTTGGCATAGTCGTTTTCTCAGTCCTAGCGGGACTGGCCGGCTATGCCACTGGTTTTCAGATCGAAAATCCCTTTGATTGGAAAATCTTTTTAGAAACCCTGCTGGGGATTTATTTCCTCAGCTCGGGCTCTCTTGCGCTCAATCAGGTTCAAGACTGGAAGATCGACCAAAAAATGCCCCGTACAGCCAAGCGTCCGATCCCTTCCGGTAAAATCAAGCCGGCAGCGGCGGGTATTTTGTCGGTAGGTCTTTTGCTGGTCGGTATGAACATGCTGTTCAAGCTGGAGCCTGTGGCCGGCTGGGTGGGGTTGTTCTGCGTTTTCCTTTATAACGGTCCTTATACTTTGTGGTGGAAACGCCGTTGGGTCTTTGCGGCCGTTCCGGGGGCGATCCCGGGGGCTTTGCCAGTGACTATCGGTTACGCGGTGGCAAATCCGGACATCTTCAACTCGGAGTCTTTGTATCTGTTCCTGATCATGTTCCTGTGGCAGATGCCGCACTTCTGGGTGCTGGCAATCCGTTACAAAGATGACTATGCAGCGGGCGGGATTCCGACTTTGCCGGTGGCTTTGGGCATGGAAAAAACCATGTTCCAGGTCGGCCTTTACACCTTAGTTTATGTGGGTGTGGCTTTGGCGGCGCCGATGTTTGTTCACGCCAGCTGGATGTTTGTTCTGCTGACGTTCCCGTTTGTGTTCAAGGTTCTGCAAGAGTTCTATCGCTACTACAAGTCCAATGGGACTGAACGTTGGCTGGCCTTCTTTATGTGGCTCAACGTTTCCATGTTAGTCTTCATCATCATCCCGGTGATTGATAAATGGAACTTCCTCTTCATTCATCATAACTAA
- the maiA gene encoding maleylacetoacetate isomerase: protein MSSIVLYNYFRSSTSYRVRLALHHKGLAFEYKPINLLKSEQLTPEYKAINPLGGVPTLVHDGKIIPESFAIIEYLDEVFPQTPLMPKDAYKRARIRQVCEVINSFMHPMANLKTLKYLTSKHGYDQDQKDEWAQHWIYQGLEVLETTLKEFSGTYSFGDEITMADIFLIPQLLTSQRYKADITKFPTLVKINNNCLKLEAFKKAHPFNQMDTPEEFKK, encoded by the coding sequence ATGTCCTCGATAGTACTTTACAACTATTTTCGAAGCTCCACTTCATACCGTGTTCGTCTGGCTTTGCACCACAAGGGCCTGGCCTTTGAATACAAGCCCATCAATCTTTTGAAGAGCGAACAGCTGACCCCCGAATACAAAGCCATCAACCCACTGGGCGGTGTTCCCACGCTGGTTCACGACGGCAAGATCATCCCGGAATCCTTTGCCATCATCGAGTATCTGGATGAGGTCTTCCCACAAACCCCACTGATGCCGAAAGATGCCTACAAACGTGCCCGCATCCGCCAAGTGTGCGAGGTGATCAATTCCTTTATGCACCCGATGGCCAATCTGAAAACCCTGAAGTACCTGACCAGCAAACACGGCTACGATCAGGACCAAAAAGACGAATGGGCCCAGCACTGGATCTATCAGGGCTTGGAAGTTCTAGAAACAACCCTTAAAGAGTTCTCTGGAACTTACAGCTTCGGCGATGAAATCACCATGGCCGACATCTTCCTGATTCCGCAGCTTTTAACGTCTCAAAGATACAAAGCCGACATCACCAAATTCCCGACCCTGGTGAAGATCAACAACAACTGCCTGAAGCTGGAAGCTTTCAAGAAAGCCCACCCCTTCAATCAGATGGATACACCCGAAGAATTCAAAAAATAA
- a CDS encoding LTA synthase family protein yields MAVLAFAMIVFMTLFRLNLYFLSVFHATPDAAFVEIAQSFLAGFRFDLLIFGFLFIPLYFLVMIQAVLQKWPRAGFLFYKVYFTIVWFLICALTFVDFFHFAKYGKRMCFADYNSWNMQSWLEQFQSMPPNQSWIFCIITVLLFSLGYMLVKSLKFGEWKDEYSPQAGSKFEVLWRVLLPLVMIVLAARGTVEAHHLALEHSEVSLDKVINEMALNAVWCFDK; encoded by the coding sequence ATGGCAGTCCTGGCTTTTGCCATGATCGTCTTCATGACCTTATTCCGACTGAATCTCTATTTTCTTTCGGTCTTTCATGCGACTCCGGATGCGGCGTTTGTTGAAATTGCCCAGTCCTTCCTGGCCGGCTTCCGTTTTGATCTTTTGATTTTTGGATTTCTTTTTATCCCGCTATATTTTCTGGTGATGATTCAGGCGGTTTTGCAGAAATGGCCGCGCGCAGGCTTTCTGTTTTATAAAGTCTATTTCACGATTGTCTGGTTCCTGATCTGCGCGTTGACGTTTGTGGACTTCTTCCATTTCGCGAAGTACGGAAAACGCATGTGTTTTGCGGATTACAATTCCTGGAACATGCAAAGCTGGCTGGAACAGTTCCAGTCCATGCCGCCGAACCAGTCCTGGATCTTCTGTATCATCACAGTTCTTTTGTTCAGCCTTGGATACATGCTGGTGAAAAGCCTTAAGTTCGGGGAGTGGAAAGACGAGTATTCTCCACAGGCCGGGTCGAAGTTTGAAGTCCTGTGGCGTGTGCTGCTTCCCCTGGTGATGATTGTTTTGGCCGCTCGTGGAACCGTTGAAGCACACCATCTGGCTTTGGAGCACAGCGAGGTGTCGCTGGATAAGGTTATAAACGAGATGGCACTAAATGCTGTGTGGTGTTTTGATAAGTAA
- a CDS encoding porin family protein, with product MKKLALTVMAVLGMMSSVAMADIDYGLEVGIRQQSGEVDSNLASVKSQMGFQFGATAHFPISGAWHMRTGLLYTQRPVIVETDATGDENKISMNYLDVPVALMYKFEEYAGVFAGVSLGLNLDSDAEVGKVNDVKSPLTPIIFGASFKFAPQLGATLYYETASGDAADGLKNYRAVGANLQITFD from the coding sequence ATGAAAAAGTTGGCTCTAACAGTGATGGCGGTTTTGGGTATGATGTCATCCGTTGCGATGGCAGATATTGATTATGGTTTGGAAGTGGGTATTCGTCAGCAGTCCGGTGAAGTGGATTCTAATTTGGCTTCTGTAAAATCCCAAATGGGTTTCCAGTTCGGTGCAACAGCTCATTTCCCGATCTCCGGTGCATGGCACATGCGCACAGGTCTGCTTTACACTCAAAGACCGGTGATTGTTGAAACAGATGCGACTGGTGATGAAAACAAGATCAGCATGAACTATCTGGATGTTCCAGTGGCGCTTATGTACAAATTCGAAGAATACGCAGGCGTGTTCGCCGGTGTATCTTTGGGTCTGAATCTGGACAGCGATGCTGAAGTCGGTAAGGTGAACGATGTAAAATCGCCACTGACTCCGATCATCTTCGGTGCCAGCTTCAAATTTGCCCCGCAACTGGGCGCGACTTTGTACTATGAAACTGCCAGCGGTGACGCCGCAGACGGTCTGAAAAACTACCGCGCGGTGGGCGCGAACTTGCAGATCACTTTTGACTAA
- a CDS encoding fumarylacetoacetate hydrolase family protein yields the protein MKLGSLKSSQSMDGELCVISRDLKTAVKATAIAPSLREAMEKWSEKEASLKKLSDDLNAGKATGAFAVKEGDFHSALPRTWLFADGSAFIYHIKLVRMARKAPLPETLSTVPLMYQGECGQFLAPTEDIPQRDFAHGTDFEGEVGVVTDFVPMGVTPDEALKYIRLYVLINDVSLRGLIPEELAAGFGFFQSKPASALAPFAVTADELGEALKDGRIHLPLNVKYNGEFFGKANAGAMHFHFGQLIAHAAKTRNLAAGSVIGSGTVSNEDHANGSSCLAEKRMIEQIETGAIKTPFMKSGDTVEMEMFNAQGESIFGRIFQKVKAV from the coding sequence GTGAAATTAGGTTCTCTTAAATCGTCTCAAAGCATGGATGGTGAATTGTGTGTGATCAGCCGCGATCTGAAGACCGCGGTGAAGGCCACGGCGATTGCCCCTTCCTTGCGTGAGGCGATGGAAAAATGGTCCGAGAAAGAAGCTTCCCTGAAGAAACTTTCTGACGACTTGAATGCGGGCAAAGCGACCGGTGCATTTGCCGTTAAAGAAGGTGACTTCCATTCTGCGCTTCCGCGCACGTGGTTGTTTGCTGATGGTTCTGCTTTTATCTATCACATCAAGCTGGTGCGCATGGCGCGCAAAGCTCCACTGCCAGAGACATTGAGCACCGTTCCTTTGATGTATCAGGGCGAATGTGGCCAATTCCTGGCGCCGACCGAAGACATCCCTCAGCGTGATTTCGCGCACGGGACAGACTTTGAAGGTGAAGTGGGTGTGGTGACTGATTTCGTGCCAATGGGTGTGACACCGGACGAAGCACTGAAATACATCCGTCTGTATGTTCTGATCAATGACGTGTCTTTGCGTGGTTTGATCCCTGAAGAGCTGGCGGCGGGCTTTGGCTTCTTCCAAAGCAAGCCGGCATCAGCCCTGGCTCCGTTTGCTGTGACGGCAGACGAGCTGGGTGAAGCCTTGAAAGACGGGCGCATTCATCTGCCTCTGAACGTGAAGTACAATGGGGAATTCTTTGGTAAAGCCAATGCAGGCGCCATGCACTTCCACTTTGGTCAGTTGATTGCTCACGCAGCAAAAACCCGCAATCTGGCGGCTGGATCCGTGATCGGCAGTGGAACTGTTTCCAATGAAGATCACGCCAATGGTTCAAGCTGTCTGGCGGAAAAACGCATGATTGAGCAAATCGAGACAGGCGCGATCAAAACGCCATTTATGAAGTCCGGCGACACCGTTGAAATGGAAATGTTCAACGCTCAAGGTGAAAGCATCTTCGGACGCATCTTCCAGAAGGTGAAGGCTGTTTAA
- a CDS encoding superoxide dismutase family protein, translating to MKRMLLVSLLAVAMTSCMYKSKKAEAPAPAESTPTPTATAAPQKAQAVLKTIKGSKLKGIIHFTEGDGEMKIETMVEGIKPGPHGFHIHEKGDCSAADFSSAGGHFNPTKGSHAGHDGHGRHVGDMGNLIADNKSKAITTLVIKGMTMKPGAESIIGKAVVIHADKDDLKSQPAGNSGARIACGVIQAL from the coding sequence ATGAAAAGAATGTTGCTTGTCAGTTTGTTGGCCGTTGCGATGACTTCTTGTATGTACAAATCAAAGAAGGCGGAAGCTCCAGCCCCTGCTGAATCCACTCCAACCCCGACGGCGACAGCCGCTCCTCAAAAAGCCCAAGCGGTTCTGAAGACCATCAAAGGTTCTAAACTGAAGGGCATCATTCACTTCACCGAAGGTGATGGCGAAATGAAAATCGAAACCATGGTTGAAGGCATTAAGCCTGGCCCTCATGGATTCCATATCCATGAAAAAGGTGATTGTTCTGCTGCGGACTTTTCTTCAGCCGGTGGCCACTTCAATCCGACCAAAGGATCTCACGCAGGTCACGACGGTCATGGACGTCATGTGGGTGATATGGGGAACCTGATTGCTGACAATAAATCCAAGGCGATCACAACTTTGGTTATCAAAGGCATGACCATGAAGCCAGGTGCTGAAAGCATTATCGGTAAAGCGGTTGTGATTCACGCGGACAAGGATGATTTGAAATCCCAACCGGCAGGAAACTCTGGTGCGCGTATTGCGTGTGGAGTGATTCAGGCCCTTTAA